The following are from one region of the Paenibacillus protaetiae genome:
- a CDS encoding DUF4236 domain-containing protein, whose protein sequence is MIKSIHKECDQTIDWEDLKQTAPPFQPGDKGPKEWAAQRELDRFKPTMFQRWFKLDEKKRVKLHEKVIQAALEDQEDYASWNNMITTAMQITAGNPDEFLKVIEEMSPLDDLSDFGSGFEFFIENASTLEVDFDVRSENVIPKETKSLTKTGKVSVKPMTKTAYFDLYQDYVCSCVLRIARDMFAILPFEQVYIHAMDHQINSSTGHMEHVTILSVKIDRPTLNKLHFDAIDCSDSMQNFTHNMKFVKTTGFKPVERLVIE, encoded by the coding sequence ATGATCAAATCGATTCATAAGGAATGTGATCAGACGATAGACTGGGAAGATTTGAAGCAAACCGCCCCGCCATTTCAGCCGGGTGACAAAGGGCCTAAAGAATGGGCGGCGCAGCGGGAACTCGATAGGTTTAAGCCAACAATGTTTCAGCGCTGGTTTAAGCTCGATGAGAAGAAGCGGGTGAAGCTTCATGAGAAAGTGATCCAGGCCGCATTAGAAGATCAAGAAGACTATGCTTCTTGGAACAATATGATCACAACGGCAATGCAAATTACGGCAGGGAACCCGGATGAATTTTTGAAAGTAATTGAAGAAATGTCGCCTCTGGATGATTTAAGTGATTTTGGGAGCGGCTTTGAGTTTTTTATCGAAAATGCTTCAACGCTTGAAGTGGACTTTGATGTCCGATCGGAAAATGTGATTCCAAAAGAAACAAAAAGCCTTACAAAAACGGGGAAAGTCTCCGTTAAGCCTATGACAAAAACAGCTTATTTTGATTTATATCAGGATTATGTTTGCAGCTGCGTGCTGCGCATTGCCCGGGATATGTTCGCTATATTACCTTTTGAACAAGTATATATACATGCGATGGATCATCAGATCAATTCGAGTACGGGCCACATGGAGCATGTTACCATTCTTTCGGTGAAAATAGATCGGCCTACATTGAACAAGCTCCATTTTGATGCAATTGATTGTTCCGATTCGATGCAAAACTTTACTCATAACATGAAATTTGTAAAAACAACAGGCTTCAAACCGGTTGAAAGGCTTGTTATCGAATGA
- a CDS encoding N-acetylglucosamine kinase has product MKYVAGWDGGGTKTAVAIMDESGTVVHAFASGAINLNGRGEAEVRGSIREMLAAMGEICGGLERCVQLCIGAAGVSNPSVAVKLTAMVREAGYAGGLTITGDQETALAGALDGEAGMILIAGTGSICYGRNREGAVHRSGGGGYLIDDEGSGYSIGRELIAAVLKAADGRLANEAIAPRVYRKLGLQTANVRELIGFVYNPQTDKRQIAALAPLLIQLCEEGDAAAIAIAERSAAALFELVVPVAKRLSLQSGQLALAGGILVHHAAVRERLLELLRQQYPDLQCVMAKQDASCGAAMMALRRLEAE; this is encoded by the coding sequence GTGAAGTATGTAGCCGGCTGGGACGGCGGCGGCACGAAAACCGCCGTCGCAATCATGGACGAATCGGGTACGGTTGTGCACGCTTTTGCTTCCGGAGCGATTAACCTGAACGGCCGCGGGGAAGCGGAGGTGCGGGGCAGCATCCGCGAAATGCTGGCGGCAATGGGCGAAATATGCGGCGGGCTTGAGCGCTGCGTCCAGCTGTGCATCGGAGCCGCAGGCGTCAGTAATCCGTCGGTGGCGGTCAAGCTGACCGCGATGGTTCGGGAAGCCGGTTATGCCGGAGGCTTGACGATTACCGGCGATCAGGAGACGGCTTTAGCCGGCGCGCTGGACGGGGAAGCGGGCATGATCCTGATTGCCGGCACCGGTTCGATCTGTTACGGGCGAAACCGGGAAGGCGCTGTGCACCGGTCCGGGGGCGGAGGTTACCTCATAGACGACGAAGGCAGCGGCTACAGCATCGGCCGCGAGCTGATCGCGGCTGTGCTGAAGGCCGCCGACGGCAGGCTGGCGAATGAGGCGATTGCGCCGCGCGTATACCGCAAGCTTGGGTTGCAGACGGCAAACGTTCGCGAGCTGATCGGCTTCGTGTACAATCCGCAAACGGACAAAAGGCAAATCGCCGCCCTTGCGCCGCTGCTGATACAGTTGTGCGAAGAAGGGGACGCGGCAGCCATCGCTATTGCGGAACGCAGCGCGGCGGCATTGTTTGAACTGGTTGTTCCTGTTGCTAAGCGCTTGTCGCTGCAAAGCGGCCAGCTTGCGCTGGCAGGAGGCATTTTGGTCCATCACGCCGCCGTAAGAGAGCGTTTGCTGGAGCTGCTCCGGCAGCAATACCCGGATTTGCAGTGCGTGATGGCTAAACAGGATGCTTCCTGCGGAGCGGCAATGATGGCGCTTCGGCGTTTGGAGGCGGAGTAA
- a CDS encoding glycoside hydrolase family 3 protein — MNKLTLREKIGQLIVTGFPGAEISEEFKRLVEDYKIGNVILFSYNAENIPQLKRLCSDLHRLIEDRTGLPAFISIDQEGGRVTRLPADAANVPGALAIASSGRPENAYAAGRLTARELRALGINFNLAPVLDINNNKHNPVINVRSYGDTAETVETYGLLMMKGLQDEGVMSCLKHFPGHGDTEVDSHLGLPIIHKTLEKLAELELRPFIRAIEEGAESIMSAHILFPELEAERVPATMSRTIMTDLLKGRLGYQGLIVSDCLEMEAIQTYYGTAEGAVGALKAGVHLVFVSHTPSLVRAAAERIEQAVLSGGLPEAIVDEAVEKVLHYKRKYKADLSADVSAAGSEAHRRAAQGISLDSICLVKGSLLPVAAPAPDTVFLGCYPFRPDRAANEMQQGLCFPKAMGEAFSAAYRITGIDPDEAEIGQALEAASSFAHAVIGLYNAQNHPGQLELARRLIASGRRVTAVALGKPYDLELLEGDYSGIAAFDYTALTLESLTGVLSGTFVPSGKLALRLQG, encoded by the coding sequence ATGAACAAGCTGACGCTGCGCGAGAAGATCGGCCAGCTGATCGTAACGGGATTTCCCGGGGCGGAAATATCCGAAGAATTTAAACGGCTCGTTGAGGATTATAAAATCGGGAATGTCATCCTGTTTAGCTACAACGCGGAAAATATCCCGCAGCTGAAGCGGCTGTGCAGCGATCTTCACCGGCTGATCGAGGACCGGACCGGCCTGCCGGCCTTTATCTCCATTGATCAGGAGGGCGGCCGGGTAACGCGGCTTCCGGCGGACGCCGCGAACGTGCCGGGCGCGCTGGCGATTGCTTCGAGCGGCCGTCCGGAGAACGCCTACGCCGCAGGCAGGCTGACCGCGCGCGAGCTTCGGGCGCTGGGCATTAATTTCAATCTGGCGCCTGTACTGGACATTAACAATAACAAGCACAATCCGGTAATCAACGTGCGTTCGTACGGGGATACGGCGGAGACGGTCGAGACGTATGGCCTTCTTATGATGAAAGGGCTGCAGGACGAAGGCGTAATGTCATGTTTGAAGCATTTTCCCGGGCATGGCGATACGGAGGTGGACTCCCATCTGGGGCTGCCTATCATTCACAAAACGCTGGAGAAACTGGCGGAGCTGGAGCTGCGGCCGTTTATACGGGCAATCGAAGAGGGAGCGGAAAGCATCATGAGCGCGCATATTTTGTTCCCGGAGTTGGAAGCGGAGCGGGTTCCGGCGACGATGAGCCGGACGATTATGACCGATCTATTGAAAGGCCGATTGGGTTACCAAGGATTGATTGTGTCCGACTGCCTGGAGATGGAGGCGATCCAGACGTATTACGGCACGGCGGAGGGAGCGGTTGGCGCGCTGAAAGCCGGCGTCCATCTCGTGTTTGTCAGCCATACGCCGTCGCTTGTGCGGGCGGCCGCGGAACGGATCGAGCAGGCGGTCCTCAGCGGCGGGCTGCCGGAAGCCATCGTGGACGAAGCGGTGGAGAAGGTGCTGCATTACAAGCGGAAATACAAAGCAGACCTGTCGGCGGACGTATCGGCTGCGGGGAGCGAGGCTCACCGCCGGGCGGCGCAGGGCATCAGTCTCGACAGCATTTGCCTCGTCAAGGGCAGCCTGCTGCCGGTTGCCGCGCCAGCGCCAGACACCGTGTTTCTCGGCTGCTACCCGTTCCGGCCGGACCGGGCGGCTAACGAAATGCAGCAAGGGTTGTGCTTTCCGAAAGCGATGGGCGAAGCCTTTTCGGCGGCTTACCGGATAACCGGCATCGACCCGGACGAAGCGGAGATCGGGCAGGCGCTGGAGGCGGCAAGCAGCTTTGCGCATGCCGTTATCGGCTTGTATAACGCGCAAAACCATCCCGGCCAGCTGGAGCTGGCGCGCAGGCTGATTGCTTCCGGCCGGCGCGTGACGGCCGTCGCACTTGGCAAGCCGTACGATCTGGAGCTGCTGGAAGGCGATTACAGCGGCATTGCAGCGTTTGACTACACGGCGCTGACGCTGGAGTCGCTGACCGGCGTATTAAGCGGGACATTCGTCCCGTCGGGGAAACTGGCCTTGCGTTTGCAAGGTTAA
- a CDS encoding exo-beta-N-acetylmuramidase NamZ family protein, whose translation MIRNGIDRIASEGKLFKGKRLGLITSPTGLNAEMKTTIRILHENYHLAALFSPEHGVRGDIPAGGMVDTYTDPATGVPVYSLYRKESKRLTPDMLDAVDTVVYDIQDVGVRYYTFISTMLLALEDCAKAGKMFVVLDRQNPLGGVTVEGNVLKPEFSSFVGHYPLPVRYGLTAGELAVMANDQMGWKADLHVVRCGGWKRGMLFPDTGAMWIHPSLGIPRFETALLYSGTCLFEGTNLSEGRGTAFPFEMIGAPYMDAERLTDEMNAMRLPGVWFRPAYFKPAASKHEGQQCGGVQLHVTDWRAVRPLETGVKLLYAVKERYEAFSFLPPIREGSRPFIDLLGGDSLYRDESIRPAELLERYEAESRAFAEQKREYHLYEE comes from the coding sequence ATGATCCGGAACGGAATCGACAGAATTGCAAGCGAAGGGAAGCTGTTCAAAGGTAAACGGCTGGGCTTGATTACTTCACCGACGGGCCTGAACGCCGAAATGAAGACGACGATCCGAATTTTGCACGAGAACTATCATTTGGCGGCGCTTTTTTCGCCCGAGCATGGCGTGCGCGGCGACATCCCGGCAGGCGGCATGGTAGATACCTACACGGATCCGGCAACCGGGGTGCCGGTATACAGCTTGTACCGCAAAGAATCGAAGCGGTTGACGCCGGACATGCTGGACGCTGTCGATACGGTCGTGTACGACATTCAAGATGTGGGCGTTCGTTATTATACGTTTATATCGACGATGCTGCTTGCTTTGGAAGACTGTGCGAAAGCCGGCAAAATGTTCGTTGTGCTGGACCGGCAAAATCCGCTGGGCGGCGTTACGGTAGAGGGCAATGTGCTGAAGCCGGAGTTCAGCTCTTTCGTCGGGCATTACCCGCTGCCGGTGCGCTACGGACTGACTGCGGGCGAGCTTGCAGTTATGGCGAACGATCAAATGGGCTGGAAAGCCGATTTGCATGTCGTCCGCTGCGGCGGGTGGAAGCGGGGCATGTTGTTCCCGGATACGGGTGCGATGTGGATTCATCCTTCGCTTGGCATTCCGCGGTTCGAGACAGCGCTGCTCTATTCGGGCACTTGCCTGTTCGAAGGAACCAATCTGTCGGAGGGACGGGGAACTGCCTTTCCGTTCGAGATGATCGGTGCGCCATATATGGATGCCGAGAGGCTGACGGACGAGATGAACGCGATGCGGCTGCCCGGCGTCTGGTTTCGCCCGGCTTATTTCAAGCCGGCAGCCTCGAAGCATGAGGGACAGCAATGCGGCGGGGTGCAGCTGCATGTGACGGACTGGCGGGCCGTTCGCCCGCTCGAGACGGGCGTGAAGCTTTTGTATGCGGTGAAAGAGCGGTATGAGGCGTTTTCGTTCCTGCCGCCGATCCGCGAGGGCTCGCGTCCGTTTATCGATTTGCTTGGCGGGGACAGCTTGTACCGCGACGAATCCATTCGTCCGGCGGAGCTGTTGGAACGGTATGAGGCGGAAAGCCGGGCGTTTGCGGAGCAGAAGCGGGAGTACCATTTGTACGAGGAGTGA